A genomic segment from Tuwongella immobilis encodes:
- a CDS encoding C1 family peptidase: protein MARWFKIFAAILGALATALAAFVLTVAPVPDPEIAVPGAFGWVADPDAVAEVAKAQPSPTIAQTPAGGVPVESLPDHAYLWELERNVTGQNPPPQNQKSVGSCVSFGTARAIERTLAGQRQGAPPVRLVEEVIYGGSRVEIGGGRISGDGSIGAWAAEFVKQYGVLERAAYPGYDLRSYSESLCRDFGRLGVPDPLEPTVRRFPVKSITQVTTWDQAKQALASRYGIAISSSQGFQMQRDSRGVCGPFGRWMHCMCLDGYHRDADGTEYGHIENSWGADAHRGPVGWGNPSTAGFWARADVIDKMLRQGDSWAFSDVQGFPARLDWLLINPKERAYAAVSKATEPHHHSNR, encoded by the coding sequence ATGGCCAGGTGGTTCAAGATTTTTGCAGCGATCCTGGGAGCATTGGCGACGGCATTGGCAGCATTCGTGCTGACCGTTGCTCCAGTGCCAGATCCCGAGATCGCTGTGCCAGGTGCATTCGGTTGGGTCGCTGACCCTGATGCCGTCGCCGAGGTGGCGAAGGCGCAACCATCGCCCACCATCGCCCAGACTCCGGCGGGTGGCGTTCCCGTCGAGTCGCTCCCAGACCATGCGTATCTCTGGGAGTTGGAACGCAACGTGACGGGGCAGAATCCCCCGCCACAGAATCAAAAATCGGTTGGCTCGTGCGTATCCTTCGGGACCGCCCGTGCAATCGAGCGGACATTGGCTGGGCAACGGCAGGGGGCGCCTCCTGTCCGGCTCGTCGAGGAAGTCATCTACGGTGGCAGCCGTGTCGAGATCGGTGGCGGTCGAATCAGTGGCGATGGCAGCATCGGCGCTTGGGCCGCTGAGTTCGTCAAGCAGTACGGCGTCTTGGAGCGCGCCGCTTACCCCGGCTACGATCTGCGATCGTACTCCGAATCGCTCTGCCGTGACTTTGGCCGGCTTGGTGTGCCCGACCCGCTGGAACCCACCGTTCGACGCTTCCCGGTTAAGTCGATCACCCAGGTGACGACATGGGATCAGGCCAAGCAAGCGCTGGCCAGCCGCTACGGCATCGCCATCAGCAGCAGCCAGGGGTTCCAGATGCAGCGAGATTCTCGCGGTGTCTGCGGGCCGTTTGGCCGCTGGATGCACTGCATGTGCTTGGATGGATACCATCGGGACGCGGACGGAACCGAGTACGGTCACATCGAGAACAGTTGGGGAGCCGATGCCCATCGTGGCCCGGTCGGGTGGGGCAACCCATCCACGGCAGGCTTCTGGGCCCGCGCTGATGTCATCGACAAGATGCTTCGCCAGGGCGATTCCTGGGCATTCAGCGATGTCCAGGGGTTCCCGGCTCGCCTCGACTGGCTACTGATCAACCCCAAGGAGCGTGCATATGCCGCTGTTTCCAAGGCTACGGAACCGCATCATCACTCGAATCGTTGA
- a CDS encoding terminase small subunit: MLTPKQERFCQEYIVDLNASAAARRAGYSHRTAGSIGEELLRKPEISARIRELKDEQARRTQITADQVLAELARIAYLDPRKLFHPDGSLRSIQELDEDTARAIAAIDIEERLSGRDLVTRTIKRIKLWNKVEALDRLARHFGLFTDRLELGGKLAVTTMVPLEEMTDEQLAEIASRGSGGTAPSSSGAS; encoded by the coding sequence ATGTTGACCCCGAAGCAGGAACGTTTTTGTCAGGAATACATTGTCGATCTGAATGCTTCGGCGGCGGCTCGGCGGGCTGGGTATTCCCACCGCACTGCTGGCAGCATTGGCGAGGAACTCCTGAGAAAACCTGAAATTTCGGCGCGCATTCGAGAGTTGAAGGATGAGCAGGCCCGCCGCACGCAGATCACTGCGGATCAGGTCTTGGCGGAACTGGCGAGGATTGCCTACCTCGATCCACGCAAGCTGTTCCATCCGGACGGTTCACTCCGATCGATCCAAGAATTGGATGAGGATACGGCCCGAGCGATTGCGGCGATCGATATCGAGGAACGCTTGTCTGGACGTGATCTGGTGACTCGCACGATAAAGAGGATCAAACTCTGGAATAAGGTCGAGGCGTTGGACCGGCTGGCACGCCATTTCGGATTGTTCACGGATCGGTTGGAGTTGGGCGGCAAGCTGGCGGTGACGACGATGGTGCCTTTGGAGGAGATGACGGATGAGCAGCTTGCCGAGATCGCCTCACGAGGCAGCGGCGGAACTGCTCCGTCGTCGTCAGGCGCGTCGTGA
- a CDS encoding terminase large subunit domain-containing protein yields MSSLPRSPHEAAAELLRRRQARRDLLEFVRYTKGDYEPNWHHERIAAKLDDLASGRITRLMVFAPPRHGKSELVSRRFPAYLLGAHPNTSIIACASTADLASDMNRDVQQCIMSPEFQRLFPATQLRPGRANSSTFETVAGGRYICAGVGGPITGRGGDMLIIDDIFKNAEEANSPTIRSKIRRWYETTFRTRAMPGARILITLTRWHPDDLAGQLQTLMGSDRNADQWEVLCLPALAGEGTPTETDPRRPGEALWPARFPVRSLMAAKAGCIPADWLALYQQAPIREGGNHFRRDWFRRCRVGQFDTAGDSFVLIQPDGTTRRVMRDACQVIVTADPATSEKETNDPTAIGVYAMTPSGDLLVLSVIAEHLDLGAIPDRLVATANAWGATYIALESDGFQVSVARATREVAGCPAVRELSHEGKGKLSRAIPAIIRAQSGQIYVLQGADGQELPWVGSFLDECEQFTGLSGNRDDRVDTLAYAVLEMPTLAANGPTLVAASRRARHGASTSDEDDEDVSDLPTSRHRW; encoded by the coding sequence ATGAGCAGCTTGCCGAGATCGCCTCACGAGGCAGCGGCGGAACTGCTCCGTCGTCGTCAGGCGCGTCGTGACCTTCTGGAGTTCGTTCGATACACCAAAGGCGACTATGAGCCGAACTGGCACCATGAACGCATTGCGGCGAAGCTGGATGATTTGGCGTCTGGTCGGATCACTCGGCTGATGGTGTTTGCTCCACCCCGCCATGGCAAGAGCGAATTGGTGTCCCGGCGGTTCCCCGCGTATCTGCTCGGTGCCCACCCGAACACATCGATCATCGCGTGTGCCAGTACCGCGGATCTAGCGAGTGACATGAACCGGGATGTGCAGCAGTGCATCATGTCGCCCGAGTTTCAGCGACTCTTCCCGGCCACGCAATTGCGACCGGGACGGGCCAACTCCAGCACTTTCGAAACGGTCGCGGGCGGTCGATATATCTGCGCTGGTGTGGGTGGTCCGATCACGGGTCGCGGCGGCGACATGCTGATCATCGACGACATTTTCAAAAACGCCGAAGAGGCCAATTCACCCACCATTCGTTCCAAGATTCGGCGCTGGTATGAAACGACGTTTCGCACTCGAGCGATGCCGGGTGCACGCATCCTGATCACGCTCACGCGCTGGCACCCCGACGATCTGGCGGGCCAATTGCAGACGCTGATGGGCAGCGATCGTAACGCGGACCAATGGGAGGTCCTCTGTCTCCCCGCGCTAGCCGGTGAGGGCACGCCGACCGAGACCGATCCTCGGCGACCGGGTGAGGCACTGTGGCCTGCTCGGTTCCCGGTTCGATCGCTCATGGCCGCGAAGGCGGGTTGCATCCCAGCGGACTGGCTGGCGCTGTATCAGCAAGCGCCGATTCGAGAGGGTGGCAACCACTTTCGCCGCGATTGGTTCCGTCGATGCCGCGTGGGCCAATTCGACACGGCTGGCGATTCGTTCGTGCTGATTCAGCCGGACGGAACGACTCGCCGCGTGATGCGAGATGCTTGTCAGGTGATTGTCACGGCAGACCCAGCCACCAGCGAAAAGGAGACGAATGATCCGACGGCAATCGGGGTGTACGCAATGACTCCGTCGGGGGATTTGTTGGTATTGAGCGTGATTGCCGAGCATTTGGATCTGGGTGCAATCCCGGATCGACTGGTAGCAACTGCGAACGCATGGGGAGCCACCTACATCGCTTTGGAATCGGATGGATTCCAAGTAAGTGTCGCGCGTGCGACCCGAGAAGTGGCCGGCTGTCCGGCCGTGCGGGAGTTGTCGCACGAAGGCAAGGGCAAGCTGTCGCGTGCAATCCCGGCGATCATTCGGGCCCAATCTGGCCAGATCTATGTGCTTCAGGGTGCCGATGGTCAGGAGCTGCCGTGGGTGGGATCATTCTTGGATGAGTGCGAACAATTCACAGGCTTGTCGGGCAATCGTGATGATCGCGTGGATACGCTGGCCTATGCAGTTTTGGAGATGCCAACGCTGGCCGCGAATGGGCCAACGCTGGTGGCGGCATCGCGGCGGGCCCGACATGGCGCCAGCACATCCGACGAGGATGATGAGGACGTGAGCGACTTGCCAACATCTCGACACCGCTGGTGA
- a CDS encoding phage portal protein family protein — protein sequence MVATTDADNDLQLTDSNGMLFPQYTSFAAIFNQFSRAYSHRWDEAIRHSASNALAMRRDTFILSLLQERQLPVTAMNWSIIPEDENDANQVHICGTLTKIVERTPRWQSMLLNLQQALWYGRYGVQIVPKVCEVMGQRRWVVGEHSPVNGDKIQYQWDGTPLVFLNASELGSRFQSEDIVYTDRVPALRLHRDEWRSRFIIHKHLSDDADFFEGEMAGGVHGVGLRSQVYWTWWLRDEFLAWATDFMQKVGTLGLMVFYYEMGNPKSQEAAERAARDCSRRNAITMPRPSGSSKETASAELLQPTNTGIETLKGMIADYFESHIQRLIVGQSLSGNAGSTGLGSGVSDLHADTKYQLLKFDAGNLSGTLTTDLVGPLMRWNFPWAKFAARFQINVPDPNNKEQMEAVSKASSLGVTFRADDVRKLTGMAKPGPDDEVIGQQQQQSPGLGMADADPLAQLQRSVSMLYQLVAERIPWHYAEPPEDPEFERKHPRRSDGKFGKKGAPGDAGGSDPRPTETPAQRKRRLTRDSMEQRERRELRDHWNRIRAEGLGNVDDVPWALAYLGSRSVKTLEKLAKETMPEEVKSYVRQILDDKTKVVILDHAAAEKAFQDFFGHPVESSTIKALAWGRDGCDAELEVVSSGDTIKLALSSAVYRGKSAFGTSRTIRRDKDGKIVLENDYAKIGKKSRLRGLSAECLLAQAQAAEKLGISRIETYAAGLFSEISDYNGYYTWARCGYLGLMDASQFLSLPPEYQRLMGRSRSIQTLMALPGGRDVWKRHGSGWVGVFNPKTGSRSRQILEAYVEERRLERASGKPRKRKKPRSSRSAISRPDGANPPPIRPETPSS from the coding sequence ATGGTTGCGACAACGGATGCCGACAATGATCTGCAATTGACCGACTCGAATGGGATGTTGTTCCCTCAGTACACGTCATTTGCAGCGATCTTCAATCAATTCTCACGAGCTTATTCCCATCGTTGGGATGAGGCCATTCGCCACAGTGCCTCCAACGCTTTGGCGATGCGGCGGGACACGTTCATTCTGTCGCTCCTTCAGGAGCGACAACTGCCGGTAACGGCGATGAACTGGTCGATCATCCCGGAAGATGAGAACGACGCGAACCAGGTGCACATCTGTGGCACTCTGACCAAGATCGTCGAACGCACCCCGCGCTGGCAGTCGATGCTGCTCAACCTGCAACAGGCTCTGTGGTACGGTCGATATGGCGTGCAGATCGTGCCGAAGGTCTGCGAGGTGATGGGCCAGCGCCGTTGGGTCGTGGGCGAGCACAGCCCGGTGAATGGCGACAAGATCCAGTATCAGTGGGATGGCACGCCGCTGGTGTTTCTGAACGCCTCAGAACTCGGATCGCGGTTCCAGTCGGAGGACATCGTCTACACCGACCGTGTGCCAGCGCTGCGGTTGCACCGCGATGAGTGGCGATCGCGGTTCATCATTCACAAGCACCTGTCGGATGATGCTGATTTTTTCGAAGGCGAGATGGCAGGCGGCGTTCATGGTGTCGGCCTCCGCAGCCAGGTCTATTGGACTTGGTGGCTCCGGGACGAATTCTTGGCCTGGGCCACCGACTTCATGCAGAAGGTCGGCACGCTGGGGCTGATGGTCTTTTATTACGAGATGGGGAACCCGAAGTCGCAAGAGGCAGCGGAGCGTGCGGCCCGTGATTGTTCCCGTCGCAATGCAATCACGATGCCCAGACCATCGGGCAGCTCGAAGGAGACTGCCAGCGCCGAACTGCTCCAGCCCACCAACACCGGGATCGAAACGCTCAAGGGCATGATCGCGGACTACTTCGAGTCGCATATCCAGCGGCTGATTGTCGGGCAATCGCTCTCGGGCAACGCTGGCAGCACGGGACTGGGCAGCGGTGTCAGCGACCTGCACGCCGACACGAAATACCAATTGCTCAAGTTCGACGCTGGCAATCTGTCCGGCACACTGACCACCGATCTGGTCGGTCCGCTGATGCGTTGGAACTTTCCCTGGGCGAAGTTCGCGGCCCGTTTCCAGATCAATGTCCCAGACCCCAACAACAAAGAGCAGATGGAGGCGGTCTCCAAGGCCAGTAGCCTCGGAGTCACATTCCGGGCCGATGATGTCCGCAAGCTCACCGGCATGGCCAAGCCAGGCCCAGACGATGAGGTGATTGGTCAGCAGCAGCAACAGTCCCCCGGTCTTGGGATGGCGGATGCTGACCCGCTCGCCCAGTTGCAGCGATCGGTGTCGATGCTGTATCAGCTCGTGGCCGAACGCATCCCGTGGCATTACGCGGAGCCACCCGAGGACCCGGAGTTTGAGCGGAAACACCCTCGGCGATCGGATGGCAAGTTTGGCAAAAAGGGAGCGCCTGGCGATGCGGGTGGATCCGACCCGCGTCCGACCGAGACACCCGCCCAGCGAAAGCGGCGGCTAACCCGCGACTCCATGGAGCAGCGCGAGCGCCGAGAGTTGCGGGACCATTGGAACCGCATCCGGGCCGAAGGGCTCGGTAATGTCGACGATGTGCCGTGGGCGCTGGCGTACCTCGGCAGTCGCAGCGTGAAGACTCTCGAAAAACTGGCGAAGGAGACAATGCCCGAAGAGGTGAAGTCATATGTCCGTCAGATTTTGGATGATAAGACCAAGGTGGTTATCTTGGATCACGCTGCTGCAGAAAAGGCGTTCCAAGATTTCTTCGGCCACCCGGTCGAGAGTTCCACGATAAAAGCCCTGGCTTGGGGGCGTGATGGATGTGATGCAGAGCTGGAAGTTGTTTCATCGGGCGACACGATCAAGCTGGCATTGAGTTCTGCTGTATACCGTGGCAAGTCGGCGTTTGGAACATCGCGTACCATACGTCGCGACAAAGACGGAAAGATCGTCCTTGAGAATGACTACGCAAAAATCGGCAAAAAATCGCGATTGCGAGGGTTATCAGCCGAATGTCTGTTGGCACAAGCGCAAGCGGCGGAGAAACTTGGCATCTCACGAATCGAAACTTATGCCGCCGGCCTCTTTTCGGAGATCTCTGATTACAATGGGTATTACACCTGGGCGCGATGTGGCTATCTGGGCCTGATGGACGCATCGCAATTCTTAAGTCTACCTCCGGAGTATCAGCGGCTGATGGGTCGATCCCGATCGATTCAGACGCTGATGGCATTACCTGGCGGTCGCGATGTTTGGAAGCGACATGGCAGTGGGTGGGTCGGTGTTTTCAATCCCAAAACTGGCTCAAGGTCTCGTCAGATCTTAGAAGCCTATGTCGAGGAGCGACGTCTTGAGCGAGCATCCGGCAAACCGCGAAAACGGAAAAAGCCCCGATCATCGCGGTCGGCTATCAGCCGACCAGATGGAGCAAATCCGCCGCCAATCCGACCTGAAACGCCAAGCAGTTGA
- a CDS encoding RusA family crossover junction endodeoxyribonuclease codes for MIELELPWPPSVNSYWRTFQGRMIISREGREYRKAVQVLLLQLGPSIRQHATERLAVLLQVFPPDRRRRDLDNLGKALLDALAAAGVYEDDSQIDDFHVIRRRVVSGGKVLVAINVMEESCSS; via the coding sequence ATGATCGAGCTCGAATTGCCATGGCCACCAAGTGTGAACAGCTACTGGCGCACCTTCCAGGGGCGAATGATCATCAGCCGGGAAGGGCGAGAGTATCGCAAAGCGGTGCAAGTATTGCTGTTACAGCTTGGGCCATCCATTCGCCAGCACGCCACCGAGCGGCTGGCAGTGTTGCTCCAGGTGTTTCCTCCGGATCGGCGGCGGAGAGACTTGGACAATCTGGGCAAGGCTCTGCTCGACGCCCTCGCTGCGGCGGGGGTTTACGAGGATGACAGTCAGATCGATGATTTTCACGTGATTCGACGGCGGGTCGTGAGCGGCGGCAAGGTCTTGGTGGCGATCAATGTCATGGAGGAATCATGCTCATCCTGA
- a CDS encoding carbon storage regulator, producing MLILKRYIGQRIFLQLPNGQEVTVVVTEIDRRSNSVKVGIEAPRSISIVRAEIAVRVEPAAKVEWDDPVSN from the coding sequence ATGCTCATCCTGAAGCGATACATCGGGCAGCGGATCTTTCTGCAACTGCCGAACGGCCAGGAAGTTACCGTTGTTGTCACCGAGATTGATCGACGCAGCAACTCGGTCAAGGTTGGCATCGAGGCCCCCCGATCGATCAGCATTGTCCGGGCTGAGATTGCTGTCAGGGTGGAGCCGGCGGCCAAGGTGGAGTGGGATGATCCGGTGTCGAATTGA